In the genome of Primulina tabacum isolate GXHZ01 chromosome 13, ASM2559414v2, whole genome shotgun sequence, the window GCAAAACTATATCCAACAATTGATTCCCAAAGTGcatatcttattattattactttatACAAAGAATCAAATCCTACAAATTTCCTTACAATTTTATTAAATGCATTATTGAAAATTTTCGGTTCTCACATACTATGTAACTTTTTCCTCCACCAATTCTCAACCTCTTCATTTTAATATATAGTGGATAAAACTATCAAACTTAGCAGGTAACTTTCTCGTCAACCCTTGTGCCAAGCCTCTCAAAAAGGTTGATTTCCAGCTTAacttataaatttaaaatcataagtTTGGTGATGCAAGTGGATAATACCAAACTAAGAACTGTCATGTAAAACTAAAATCTTAGAGAATGATACTATCAACTGAAAATTACAATAAACTGGCAAATCATGTGTCACAACAAGTAAGAAACaatgttttcatatttttggcGTATTACAcataaatgataaaaaatgaaaaaaagttGTTAGATGTTGTAGAAAAAAAGTTCTAATACAACACAAAAATCTTAAGTTTtctttatttataaatattgataagtttccaataaaattttaattagaattttatgatttttcttgcataataattttattaaaaaatatcctTCACTATAATTTTAAGCCGGGTAAAATTTCAAGATTAGGACGCATGAAATGAAAGACTagtgtttaattttttaaaactaaaaagGATGCAAATTCATTTATCAATTATAGCACACAAATCTCAAGTGTTCTTTATttataaatcatatcttttttttctttttcttttttattttgttatgaGACTgtctaataaattaataatcaagTAATATTGTTGCTTCTTGGATCATTTTTCATTTATTACCCATTATTTCATGGAATGTAAATCTACATATACCTATTTGAAGAGGATTCGTCCTTTTAATTTTCCAATTTTCTAAATTCGAGTTTGATCCATGCAAatgagaaatttaaaaattagtaGTTCAATGTATAAACCAAAGAAAAGTTGGAAATGACAGAAACAGTGAAATGTAAGAAAAAATAAAGTCAATAATGCAGTGACTAATACAAACTCAGAGTCGAGTCAACTTGCAACTTCTAGTACTGACTAGTAGTATCAAACATTAAAGACAGCAAGCAAGCAGTACGATGATGAACAGAGGAAGATAATCATGGTTTTCGTTGGGTATATCCTCTGCTTATCTAAAATTGTAGCAAGTCACAAGACAAAAAGGTGAATATGAAAGTGGGTAAACAAACAAGATTACCAGATGTTATCATATTACTTTATGCAGGCTgccaatttaattttttattaattgcaAGGGGAAAGAGACAGATGAAAGTGAAATAACGTCAAGAGCGAAGATGTGACTTGAAGAAATTGAAGTACCTGAGATGACATCCGCTGTTTGTTTAGTAATTGTGTTCTTGCATTGTTAAGGGCAGAGATAGGAGACTTGTACATCCTCTGTCAAGTAAGGGGAGCAGTAAAGAGAAGAACATTTAATTTAACAGCACAAAGAAGTAAATGGTAACCATAGGCAAATGAGTAAAATACCATATTCTACTGGATATAATGACAGCCCAACTCCACAATATAATATATCTTAAATTAACTAAAATAAAAGAGAGCAGAAAATAATCGAACATAAAGTTGAATCAAATATTTAACTAACAAAAACATTTCTGCATCCAGGGGTTCCTAAGTTAAGTGTAAAAATCTTTCTTCAACAAATACGGATACACAGGTTACTAGCAACCATGATGATAGGGAAAAAGACTGTCCAGAGAGATACTTAACTACAACCAAAGGAAACAGCTTTGAGAATGTAATGTCAGACAAACCTTTTCACCATTTCTAATACAATTCTCAACTCCTGAAAGaaaatttttcttagacgtGAAACCAAGGCCATCTTGTAGAAATTAATTTTCCTATAAAACCAGgacaaagaaacaaatggataATATCCCCCATTGCCCAAACAATAACCACTACGGCGATCACTTGAAGATGGCAGACCTCTGCCACCATGTGCAAGCTCATCCTAAATCGATTTGTAAAAATCATATCGGTAGAAAAGTTGGAGACGGACATAAAAATGTAGACAACCAAAAAAAACAAGTCTAATAAGAAAACACatcaaaatttaattgactAAACCCACCCTTAATAAGGCAACCATCAAAGTTATAGCCATCTTTTCCCATGATAGCATCTTCTGCATCCCAAGAATTCTCAAACTAAACATAGATAAGATAAAATCTGTCACGTAACAAATTATATTGATAggttacaaaaaaataaataaaaacatgatAGCATGAGGGCACAAGTCACTTGAATCATGCATCTATTCATACCATGATTTTATTGTATCAGAGAAAACTACAATGCATAGGTGCGAAACTACCATCACAAAGCAAAAACAAAGAGAACGAGGCAGAATCTTCAATTCGATGTCCAATATGCGACAAACTGCAAGAGGGAAATAGGTAAAAGAAAAGCAACAATAACAAGTTCGCAATTCAGCAAACAAATAATTTTAATCACACAGCTCCAAGTTATGACAAGCAAATATAAAATTAACATACAATATGAACCATGAAGTCACATACTATAGATGGGCATCTCCATAATGTTTTCTCGAACCAAAATATAGATTCACAAAAGGAAGATGAAGCCGAACTTCGTTTTTTCCCATCATAAACATCAACTTTCAACAACTGAATATCACATCACAAAAGGAAGATGAGAAATCACAAACAATCCCACA includes:
- the LOC142522916 gene encoding uncharacterized protein LOC142522916, with protein sequence MGTICRILDIELKILPRSLCFCFVMVVSHLCIVVFSDTIKSCLRILGMQKMLSWEKMAITLMVALLRRMYKSPISALNNARTQLLNKQRMSSQVLQFLQVTSSLLTLFHFHLSLSPCN